In the Afipia sp. GAS231 genome, GAACACGCCGAATCCCGACAGGTCGCGCCGGGTTGTGTAACCCCAGATGCTGAGCGCCCCAAAGGTCGCGGCTGAAATGAAGAACACGCGCGTGATGGAGGCGCCGGTATAGACGTGGAAGATTGTCGAAAGCGACAATCCCACCAACGCCGCATAGACGAAGAATAGCAGTCGCGCCGTTTCCGCCGACAGCTTGTTGATACGAGCGCTTATAAAGAACACCAGCGCAAACGGCGCCAACATGAACACCCACATCAGCGGACTTTGCAGCAGCTCGGGACCGGTGAACTGATAGGTCAGCATCGCGACGAGGCCGGTTAGGCCAACGCCAGTGGCCATGTAGTTATATACCCGGAGCATGTGGGCGCGCAGGCCCGCATCAGCTGCGAACGTCTGACCGACGGGGGCGCCGGGGATGACCACGTTGCGATCGTAATTCGGCATGACTCGTATCCTTTCATCCGCAGAACACTT is a window encoding:
- a CDS encoding Bax inhibitor-1/YccA family protein, encoding MPNYDRNVVIPGAPVGQTFAADAGLRAHMLRVYNYMATGVGLTGLVAMLTYQFTGPELLQSPLMWVFMLAPFALVFFISARINKLSAETARLLFFVYAALVGLSLSTIFHVYTGASITRVFFISAATFGALSIWGYTTRRDLSGFGVFLFMGVIGIVIASLVNMFLRSSGLDWIISIVGVGVFAGLTAYDTQRIKAMYDRSDDAASAGRKVVMGALSLYLNFINLFMLMLRLAGNRR